One Frankia alni ACN14a DNA window includes the following coding sequences:
- a CDS encoding VOC family protein gives MEIKELGHLVLYVRNIERSVAFYRDVLGWRQVFPDPAASADGPLRVPAAGFSAGRTHHELLLIEVGEDAAAVPAGRRIGLYHFGLKVGDTDDELREVLARIREAGVDIVGASDHTITHSLYILDPDGNEIELYIDVAGVDWQSQPHLIAAPIRPLRL, from the coding sequence GTGGAGATCAAGGAACTGGGACATCTCGTCCTCTACGTCCGCAACATCGAACGTTCGGTCGCGTTCTACCGGGACGTCCTCGGCTGGCGGCAGGTGTTCCCGGACCCGGCGGCCTCCGCCGACGGTCCGCTGCGGGTGCCCGCGGCCGGCTTCTCCGCCGGCCGCACGCATCACGAACTGCTGCTCATCGAGGTCGGCGAGGACGCGGCGGCGGTGCCGGCCGGCCGGCGGATCGGGCTCTACCACTTCGGGCTGAAGGTCGGCGACACCGACGACGAGTTGCGCGAGGTCCTCGCCCGCATCCGGGAGGCTGGCGTCGACATCGTCGGGGCGTCGGATCACACGATCACCCACAGCCTCTACATCCTCGACCCGGACGGCAACGAGATCGAGCTCTACATCGACGTGGCGGGCGTCGACTGGCAGTCGCAGCCGCACCTGATCGCCGCCCCGATCCGCCCCCTGCGCCTGTAA
- a CDS encoding effector-associated constant component EACC1 — MSGGTSGDDLGRLRGWLLDEPLLRGRVRLQPAAAPPGAMPGGVIEALVVLAAGGGRWRRRPGCVPRAVC; from the coding sequence ATGTCCGGTGGCACGTCGGGGGATGATCTGGGTCGTTTGCGGGGCTGGTTGTTGGACGAGCCGCTGCTGCGAGGCAGGGTCCGGCTACAACCCGCGGCGGCGCCGCCGGGCGCGATGCCCGGTGGAGTGATCGAGGCGCTGGTGGTCCTGGCGGCCGGTGGTGGGCGGTGGCGACGGCGGCCCGGGTGCGTACCGCGGGCAGTGTGCTGA
- a CDS encoding effector-associated constant component EACC1: MATAARVRTAGSVLITWLKGRRGDVQATVTTAQGASVSLSASLSATNVRSLTSAEVSALLDKLGVVATGESEQTGEGEGSGPPAEPDGSSQAAG, from the coding sequence GTGGCGACGGCGGCCCGGGTGCGTACCGCGGGCAGTGTGCTGATCACCTGGTTGAAGGGCCGGCGGGGTGATGTGCAGGCGACGGTGACCACCGCGCAGGGCGCGTCGGTGTCGCTGTCCGCGTCGCTGTCCGCGACAAACGTGCGCAGCCTGACGAGCGCGGAGGTCAGCGCCCTGCTCGACAAGCTGGGCGTCGTGGCCACGGGCGAGTCGGAGCAGACCGGTGAGGGCGAGGGCTCCGGTCCGCCGGCTGAGCCGGACGGATCGTCACAGGCGGCGGGCTGA
- a CDS encoding caspase, EACC1-associated type produces the protein MVFSDLAGPGSRILLIGSGRHVTGSLLPDLPSVASTLTDLAEVLAGRCGMPAGQVTTVMDPANPIELANAIERAAEQAGDVFLLYYAGHGVLDAEGALHLATQATIDLGRGRVGHQALAFADVNDLLREHCQAARVVAVLDACHAGRASTPSAGSLHAAFERAGQGSCLLAAASRDEHALAPVGAVPTRLH, from the coding sequence GTGGTGTTCTCGGATCTCGCCGGGCCGGGAAGCCGGATTCTGCTGATCGGTTCCGGCCGGCATGTGACCGGTTCTCTCCTGCCGGACCTGCCGTCGGTAGCCAGCACTCTTACCGATCTCGCCGAGGTGCTGGCCGGCCGGTGTGGTATGCCCGCCGGGCAGGTCACGACGGTGATGGATCCGGCGAACCCGATCGAGCTTGCCAATGCGATCGAGCGGGCGGCGGAGCAGGCCGGCGACGTGTTCCTGCTCTACTACGCCGGCCACGGCGTTCTCGATGCCGAGGGGGCGTTGCACCTCGCGACCCAGGCAACCATCGACCTGGGTCGTGGCCGGGTGGGGCATCAGGCGCTGGCTTTTGCGGACGTCAATGACCTGCTGCGGGAACACTGCCAGGCCGCCCGAGTTGTGGCCGTCCTTGATGCCTGTCACGCCGGGCGGGCTTCCACCCCCTCGGCGGGAAGTCTGCATGCCGCGTTCGAGCGTGCCGGGCAGGGGAGCTGCCTGCTGGCCGCGGCCTCGCGGGACGAGCATGCCCTGGCGCCGGTCGGAGCGGTGCCCACGAGGCTTCATTGA
- a CDS encoding zinc-ribbon domain-containing protein: MPAGFANRQESGRPRWVCPLDDHHTWEVWPKDRISRGTRCPACQKKGVIADVALLLDQWDDEASPDEVTLGSNREVSWKHETWTVVPETGEWRKVTHHWRTEPKVRTGQLDACLVCAGHQVDETTSLKTWFPTLARELVSSVDAATLSPGSHDGGTARYEWRCLTNEKHPNWRSTILNRVNDTGCPRCRRRGVSDRQARIAAEIDSLGALIPPDDRLGGLPGGVPDLCSYQLDIPSDVRERYQWRYSKIEIDMLIDAGGRRIAVEYDGAAYHASRFRDDDEIERRKDGILRALGLPVIRVREQGLTTPVRKGLWVIEINRDEPWSVAVKIFDTVRKITGWMPTGLRSYRLGQANQGEVNAGNFLAAYREPRERGPRPPRSVSVPRPRRPRSTIPAGTKIGHLTVRSDAIFDKNSPPRSTQRWNYKVDCACGATNVSKTHADLTRNDGRRAKFCSRQCPLITASV; encoded by the coding sequence ATGCCCGCAGGATTTGCCAACAGGCAGGAATCTGGTCGTCCAAGATGGGTCTGCCCGCTCGATGATCACCATACTTGGGAGGTCTGGCCAAAAGATCGCATTTCACGCGGCACACGATGCCCCGCGTGTCAGAAGAAGGGCGTGATTGCCGATGTTGCGCTTCTACTGGACCAGTGGGACGACGAGGCTTCTCCAGATGAGGTGACCTTGGGTTCGAATCGCGAGGTTTCCTGGAAACACGAGACGTGGACTGTCGTGCCCGAGACCGGAGAATGGAGGAAGGTGACGCACCATTGGCGCACCGAACCCAAGGTCCGGACGGGCCAGCTCGACGCCTGCCTCGTGTGCGCTGGACATCAAGTGGACGAGACGACGAGTCTCAAGACCTGGTTCCCGACTCTGGCTAGAGAACTGGTCAGCTCGGTCGACGCGGCGACCTTGTCACCCGGTAGCCATGATGGCGGAACTGCGCGATATGAGTGGCGATGCCTCACGAATGAGAAACATCCGAACTGGCGGTCGACTATCCTCAACCGGGTTAACGACACGGGCTGTCCACGGTGTCGTCGCCGAGGTGTCTCCGACCGTCAAGCGCGTATCGCCGCCGAAATCGATAGCCTCGGCGCCCTGATTCCACCGGACGACCGGCTAGGTGGTCTCCCTGGTGGCGTACCCGACCTCTGTTCGTATCAGCTCGACATCCCGTCCGACGTCCGAGAGCGCTATCAGTGGAGATACTCAAAGATCGAAATCGACATGCTCATCGATGCGGGTGGACGACGGATAGCAGTGGAATATGACGGCGCCGCCTACCACGCGAGCCGGTTCCGTGATGATGATGAGATCGAACGGCGAAAAGACGGTATTCTGCGAGCGCTCGGTCTACCCGTAATTCGGGTGCGGGAGCAGGGGCTGACTACGCCGGTTCGTAAGGGCCTGTGGGTGATCGAGATCAATCGGGACGAACCCTGGAGTGTAGCGGTCAAGATCTTCGACACCGTGAGGAAGATCACTGGATGGATGCCTACGGGCTTGCGCTCTTACCGCCTAGGCCAGGCTAACCAGGGGGAAGTCAACGCGGGAAATTTTCTGGCCGCGTACCGGGAACCGCGGGAGAGGGGGCCTCGTCCGCCACGGTCAGTCTCTGTTCCGCGACCGCGTCGGCCGCGCTCGACCATTCCTGCTGGCACCAAGATTGGACATCTCACAGTACGGTCGGATGCCATTTTTGACAAGAATTCTCCCCCGCGTTCAACCCAACGATGGAATTATAAAGTTGACTGCGCCTGTGGCGCAACCAATGTTTCCAAGACGCACGCGGATCTCACGCGAAACGATGGGAGGCGGGCCAAATTCTGCTCTCGTCAATGCCCCCTCATTACGGCGAGCGTCTGA